In a single window of the Methylococcus sp. Mc7 genome:
- a CDS encoding TMEM175 family protein produces the protein MPHSQEPQKIAEYSLSGLTTGRIEAFSDGVFAIVITLLVIDLKVPQIADDLVADQLGPRLIELSPKLLSYALSFIIVGVYWVAHHHVFHHVERSDRTLLWLNIFFLSSVTFVPFPTALIGEYGDQELAVVIYGVNVVVTRLLLLMMWRYATNNHRLIAPELDPFRVNAVAKLIAIPIGIYAFAIGFSLISTKVTLILYGIVPVVFSILPNVLNRRHPI, from the coding sequence ATGCCTCACTCCCAAGAACCACAGAAGATAGCTGAATATTCGCTCAGCGGGCTTACCACCGGGCGGATCGAAGCATTCAGCGATGGGGTATTTGCCATTGTCATCACCTTGTTGGTCATTGACCTTAAAGTGCCTCAAATTGCTGACGACCTGGTAGCTGACCAATTAGGACCACGTCTGATCGAACTATCACCCAAATTGCTGAGCTATGCACTCAGCTTTATCATTGTGGGGGTATATTGGGTTGCGCACCATCATGTGTTTCATCATGTCGAGCGCTCGGACAGAACGTTGCTGTGGCTAAATATATTTTTCCTGTCATCAGTGACGTTCGTGCCGTTCCCAACAGCACTTATCGGTGAGTATGGCGATCAGGAGCTTGCCGTTGTCATCTACGGTGTAAATGTTGTTGTGACAAGGCTGCTGCTGCTTATGATGTGGAGATATGCCACCAACAACCATCGATTAATTGCACCGGAGCTTGATCCATTCCGTGTAAACGCTGTAGCAAAGCTAATCGCTATCCCCATCGGAATTTATGCCTTCGCTATCGGTTTTTCGCTTATCAGCACAAAAGTGACGCTGATATTATATGGGATCGTCCCCGTCGTTTTCAGCATTTTGCCCAATGTTCTTAATCGGAGACACCCTATTTAG
- a CDS encoding citryl-CoA lyase, which translates to MEGLWIYTSYPDARIWNNRIAALAGSARSTGTLGVAAALAVSEASIYGHGIGIRTIDFLMRLRRHVDSGGSMEEYCRRELAECRRIGGYGRPLTSADERLVPILSLARELGLADGSYLRLAFAAEQVLLACRTRLYLNYGGVAAALAADMGFSPREYYLFMFPTFLAGMLPCFIDAAEQPEGALFPLPCNMICYEGQAKRPWRRC; encoded by the coding sequence ATGGAGGGGCTGTGGATTTACACGAGCTACCCGGACGCCCGTATCTGGAACAACCGGATCGCCGCCCTGGCCGGCAGTGCCCGCAGCACAGGAACGCTCGGGGTGGCGGCAGCGTTGGCCGTTTCCGAGGCATCGATCTACGGGCACGGCATCGGTATCCGGACCATCGACTTTTTAATGCGGCTGCGACGGCATGTGGATTCGGGCGGTTCCATGGAGGAGTATTGCCGTAGGGAGCTGGCCGAATGCCGCCGCATCGGCGGCTACGGCCGGCCGCTGACCAGCGCAGACGAGCGCCTGGTCCCCATCTTGTCACTGGCCCGCGAACTCGGCTTGGCCGATGGTTCCTATCTGCGATTGGCCTTTGCAGCCGAGCAGGTGCTGCTCGCCTGCCGCACGCGGCTGTATTTGAACTACGGCGGTGTCGCCGCCGCCCTGGCTGCCGACATGGGTTTTTCTCCGCGCGAATATTATCTTTTTATGTTTCCAACTTTCCTGGCTGGAATGCTTCCCTGCTTCATCGACGCGGCCGAACAGCCGGAAGGCGCGTTGTTCCCGTTACCGTGCAATATGATTTGTTATGAAGGACAAGCGAAACGCCCGTGGCGTAGGTGCTAG